A genomic region of Bosea sp. 124 contains the following coding sequences:
- a CDS encoding aldolase/citrate lyase family protein, whose translation MPSQAFSNPLRRKLKSGEPTVGLWATLESATVTEVAAELGVDWVCVDMEHGSLGYRDVVDHLRAAKGSDLAVIVRVPTASVDTIKRALDLGAHGVLLPLIREPAELAEAFGHARYPTSGKRGLGHERALRWGMAMESYVAVANEETMVIPVIETAEASANIADILAVPGLEAIFFGPSDLSQSFGHLAVWEGPGIAEDILRMKRLADERGIASGIIGTSADDIAKRRQQGFGMIGLGSDVGLMIRELRQLLAPFRDVAERKGGY comes from the coding sequence ATGCCGTCACAAGCCTTCTCGAATCCGCTGCGGCGGAAGCTGAAATCCGGTGAGCCGACAGTCGGGCTCTGGGCCACGCTCGAGAGTGCGACTGTCACCGAGGTCGCCGCCGAACTCGGCGTCGACTGGGTCTGCGTCGACATGGAGCATGGCAGCCTCGGCTATCGCGACGTGGTCGACCATCTCCGCGCCGCGAAGGGCAGCGACCTCGCGGTGATCGTGCGCGTCCCGACCGCCTCGGTCGATACGATCAAGCGCGCGCTCGATCTTGGTGCCCACGGGGTGCTGCTGCCGCTGATACGCGAGCCTGCGGAACTCGCCGAGGCTTTTGGCCATGCGCGCTATCCGACCTCCGGCAAGCGCGGACTCGGCCATGAGCGCGCCTTGCGCTGGGGCATGGCGATGGAGAGCTACGTCGCCGTTGCGAACGAGGAGACCATGGTCATTCCCGTGATCGAGACCGCCGAGGCCTCGGCCAACATCGCCGACATCCTTGCCGTGCCTGGGCTGGAGGCGATTTTCTTCGGCCCGTCCGATCTCTCGCAGAGCTTCGGCCATCTCGCGGTCTGGGAAGGACCGGGCATTGCCGAGGACATCCTGCGCATGAAGCGCCTGGCGGACGAGCGCGGCATTGCCTCCGGCATCATCGGTACGAGCGCCGACGACATCGCCAAGCGTCGGCAGCAGGGATTTGGCATGATCGGGCTGGGCTCGGATGTCGGATTGATGATCCGGGAATTGCGTCAATTGCTGGCGCCATTCCGAGATGTCGCGGAGCGCAAGGGCGGCTACTGA
- a CDS encoding TRAP transporter large permease yields MAGVLMLSFTGLMLIGLPIAFAMALAAIVTIANHPSLPYSVFVQRALIGADSYSLLAIPFFILAGNIMNVGGITVRIISFANACVGRFSGGLGLTTVMSCMVFSGVSGSAVADATALGKVLIPGMKRSGYAPGLAAAITASASVMGPIIPPSIPLVIYALSVGKGVSVAALFLGGVVPGLLLGAGLAVAVYFVARARRYPVHEAVPMRQLMSAGVKAIWALMMPFVILFGVTGGIVTVTESAAIAVLYALFVSMVVHRELSWRQLWGICVQSGLDSAVVMIIIAFAAGFGWLMAISGLPRQIATAIAAISDNPLVILLLINLLLLVVGCFMEAIAAMIILVPVLIPIVEAVGIDLVHFGLVLVFNLMLGLLTPPVGILLYICGNFAQVKIESVIREVLPFLAVGLAVLVVITLFPQTVLWLPNLVLN; encoded by the coding sequence GTGGCCGGCGTCCTTATGCTGAGCTTCACCGGGCTGATGCTGATCGGACTGCCGATCGCATTCGCCATGGCACTGGCAGCGATCGTCACGATCGCCAACCACCCGTCCCTGCCCTATTCAGTCTTTGTGCAGCGGGCCCTGATCGGCGCGGATTCCTATTCGCTGCTTGCAATCCCGTTCTTCATCCTGGCCGGGAACATCATGAATGTGGGTGGCATCACCGTCCGCATCATCAGTTTCGCCAATGCCTGCGTCGGTCGCTTTTCGGGCGGGCTCGGCCTGACGACCGTGATGTCGTGCATGGTCTTCTCCGGCGTCTCAGGCTCGGCGGTGGCCGATGCGACGGCGCTGGGCAAGGTTCTGATTCCGGGCATGAAGCGCTCAGGCTACGCGCCTGGACTGGCCGCCGCGATCACGGCGTCGGCATCGGTGATGGGACCGATCATCCCGCCCTCGATTCCGCTGGTCATCTATGCGCTGTCCGTCGGCAAGGGTGTCTCGGTCGCCGCGCTCTTCCTCGGCGGCGTCGTGCCCGGGCTGCTGCTGGGCGCCGGGCTGGCGGTCGCAGTCTATTTCGTCGCCCGCGCACGCCGGTATCCGGTGCACGAAGCCGTTCCGATGCGGCAACTCATGTCGGCTGGCGTCAAGGCGATCTGGGCGCTGATGATGCCCTTCGTCATCCTCTTCGGCGTGACCGGCGGCATCGTTACGGTCACGGAGAGCGCGGCGATCGCTGTGCTCTATGCGCTCTTTGTCTCGATGGTGGTGCATCGCGAACTCTCATGGCGCCAGCTCTGGGGCATCTGCGTCCAGAGTGGGCTCGATTCCGCCGTGGTGATGATCATCATCGCCTTCGCCGCGGGCTTCGGCTGGCTGATGGCGATCAGCGGCCTGCCCCGCCAGATCGCCACCGCGATCGCCGCCATCTCGGACAACCCCCTCGTCATCCTCCTGCTGATCAACCTGCTGCTGCTCGTGGTCGGCTGCTTCATGGAGGCGATCGCGGCGATGATCATCCTGGTCCCGGTCCTCATCCCAATCGTCGAAGCCGTCGGCATCGACCTCGTGCATTTCGGGCTGGTGCTGGTGTTCAACCTGATGCTGGGCCTGCTCACGCCGCCCGTCGGCATTCTGCTGTATATCTGCGGGAACTTCGCCCAGGTGAAGATCGAGAGCGTCATTCGCGAGGTGCTGCCGTTCCTGGCAGTGGGTCTGGCCGTGCTGGTCGTGATAACGCTGTTTCCGCAAACCGTGCTGTGGCTGCCGAATCTGGTGTTGAACTGA
- a CDS encoding TRAP transporter small permease has product MQPRNGFTALWRALCDVCEWVSRVIVGGSLAAIVVITVVAVWYRYGLNNPLSWTEQVCRILFVWSVFAGATVLYRQMLHIAIDMFVLMLPQRFQTAIFWVNQALMLLIAVMMLWFGLQISIGTLGQTFGALEITPAWFYFAAPFCGALIILFWIEKLFDPQKRDPTGEVHL; this is encoded by the coding sequence ATGCAGCCCCGCAACGGATTTACCGCGCTCTGGCGCGCCCTCTGCGACGTTTGCGAATGGGTCAGCCGCGTCATCGTCGGCGGTTCGCTCGCGGCCATCGTCGTCATCACGGTTGTCGCCGTGTGGTATCGCTACGGCCTCAACAACCCGCTCTCCTGGACAGAGCAGGTCTGCCGCATCCTGTTCGTCTGGTCAGTCTTCGCAGGCGCGACCGTACTCTACCGGCAGATGCTGCACATCGCGATCGACATGTTCGTGCTGATGCTGCCGCAGAGGTTCCAGACCGCGATATTCTGGGTCAACCAGGCCCTGATGCTTCTGATCGCGGTGATGATGCTCTGGTTCGGACTGCAGATCTCGATCGGAACGCTGGGACAGACCTTCGGTGCCCTCGAGATCACCCCCGCCTGGTTCTATTTCGCTGCCCCGTTCTGCGGCGCGCTGATCATTCTGTTCTGGATCGAAAAACTGTTCGATCCGCAGAAGCGCGATCCGACCGGCGAGGTCCACCTCTAG
- a CDS encoding TRAP transporter substrate-binding protein, whose product MTTKFISNPSRRAVLGAAAAAAGTIAMPSVLRAQQIEWIGASATPPTDFIALSLDVFAARVKALTKGQINITAHHAGALGGERENVEGLLQGAIHVATPGAAILGGWYKPAEVWTYPYLFKDVAHKDKVMTAIMVEYGDEVGKQAKLRPVGAIPRMPRTLSSNRVVKTPADLKGLKIRVPETTMWRRTFERFGASPTPLAFPEVFQALKSGVIEGQENPMALTYNSGIFDVNRNLALTEHMMQDNMMVLSEASFRGLTEEQRKLVVQAAREMEDDLRPKVIADDNRILELVKAKKIAINEVDKDAFRKSLEGMEAEFAHVKGWIEKIRGIA is encoded by the coding sequence ATGACGACGAAATTCATTAGCAATCCGAGCCGACGCGCCGTTCTCGGCGCGGCAGCGGCGGCAGCCGGCACGATCGCCATGCCGTCCGTGCTGCGCGCCCAGCAGATCGAATGGATCGGCGCCTCCGCGACACCGCCGACCGATTTCATCGCGCTGAGCCTCGATGTCTTCGCGGCGCGGGTGAAGGCCCTGACCAAGGGCCAGATCAACATCACGGCGCACCATGCCGGCGCGCTTGGTGGCGAACGCGAGAACGTCGAGGGGCTGCTGCAGGGCGCCATCCATGTCGCGACGCCCGGCGCTGCGATTTTGGGTGGCTGGTACAAACCGGCCGAGGTCTGGACCTATCCTTATCTCTTCAAGGACGTGGCCCATAAGGACAAGGTCATGACCGCTATTATGGTCGAATACGGCGATGAGGTCGGCAAACAGGCCAAGCTGCGGCCGGTCGGGGCGATCCCGCGGATGCCGCGAACACTCTCCTCCAACCGCGTCGTCAAGACGCCGGCCGACCTCAAGGGCCTGAAGATCCGCGTACCGGAAACGACGATGTGGCGGCGCACCTTCGAACGCTTCGGCGCCTCGCCGACGCCTCTCGCCTTCCCGGAGGTCTTCCAGGCGCTGAAGTCGGGCGTGATCGAGGGTCAGGAGAATCCGATGGCGCTGACCTACAACAGCGGCATCTTCGACGTGAACCGCAACCTCGCCCTGACCGAACACATGATGCAGGACAATATGATGGTCCTGTCGGAGGCGAGTTTTCGCGGGCTCACAGAGGAGCAGCGCAAGCTCGTCGTCCAGGCCGCGCGGGAAATGGAAGATGACCTGCGGCCGAAGGTGATCGCGGACGACAACCGTATCCTCGAACTCGTCAAGGCGAAGAAGATCGCGATCAACGAGGTCGACAAGGATGCGTTCCGCAAGAGCCTAGAGGGCATGGAAGCCGAATTCGCCCATGTGAAGGGCTGGATCGAGAAGATCAGAGGCATCGCCTGA
- a CDS encoding Gfo/Idh/MocA family oxidoreductase, whose product MNLHSKLLERKAAGKPVTVAVIGAGKFGTMFLSQVRNTAGMQVVGVADLNTARARSQLKLACWPDEQHGARSIDDAIKNGSTLITDNADSLIDHPGIEVIIEATGDPGAGIRFAMRAIDHGKHIVMVNVEADAVAGPLLARKAKQAGVVYSLAWGDQPALIADHVDWARAAGFRVVSAGKGTRYHPTYHQSTPDTVWDILDKYMKIRDRQSINPKMFNSFVDGTKSGIEMTAVCNATGLHAQADGLSFPPATRFEHAEICKPKADGGVLEKAGVTEVTSSVYRDGSDVPHSLVMGTYVVFESDSAYSEECFREYSMLPDKSGKYACLYRPIHMIGLELGISVASAALRHEPTGAPICFNSDVVATAKRALKAGEMLDGEGGFCVWGKQTPAATSLAEGYLPLGLAHNVKLKVDVAAGQRLKWSDVDYDPNNQAVKVRREMETVFRA is encoded by the coding sequence GTGAATCTGCATAGCAAACTTCTGGAACGCAAGGCGGCCGGCAAGCCGGTCACGGTCGCGGTGATCGGCGCGGGCAAGTTCGGCACCATGTTCCTGTCACAGGTCAGGAACACCGCCGGCATGCAGGTCGTCGGCGTGGCCGACCTCAACACGGCCCGGGCGCGCTCCCAGCTCAAGCTGGCCTGCTGGCCTGACGAGCAACACGGCGCCCGTTCGATCGACGACGCGATCAAGAACGGCTCGACCCTGATCACCGACAACGCCGATTCGCTGATCGATCATCCCGGCATCGAGGTCATCATCGAGGCGACAGGCGATCCCGGCGCCGGCATTCGCTTCGCCATGCGCGCGATCGACCACGGCAAGCACATCGTGATGGTCAATGTCGAGGCCGATGCGGTCGCAGGGCCGCTGTTGGCGCGCAAGGCGAAGCAGGCGGGCGTCGTCTATTCGCTGGCCTGGGGCGACCAGCCGGCGCTGATCGCCGACCACGTCGATTGGGCGCGCGCGGCCGGCTTCCGGGTCGTATCGGCAGGCAAGGGCACGCGCTACCATCCGACCTACCATCAGTCCACGCCGGACACCGTCTGGGACATCCTCGACAAGTACATGAAGATCCGCGATCGCCAGTCGATCAACCCCAAGATGTTCAATTCCTTCGTCGACGGGACCAAGTCCGGCATCGAGATGACCGCCGTCTGCAACGCCACCGGGCTGCATGCCCAGGCCGACGGTCTGTCCTTCCCACCCGCGACGCGCTTCGAGCATGCCGAGATCTGCAAGCCCAAAGCCGATGGTGGCGTGCTTGAGAAAGCCGGCGTGACCGAGGTGACCTCGTCCGTGTACCGCGACGGCAGCGATGTGCCGCACAGCCTGGTGATGGGCACCTATGTCGTGTTCGAGAGCGACAGCGCCTATAGCGAGGAGTGCTTCCGGGAATACTCGATGCTGCCCGACAAGAGCGGCAAATACGCTTGCCTTTACCGGCCGATCCACATGATCGGCCTCGAATTGGGCATCTCGGTCGCCTCGGCCGCTCTGCGTCATGAACCTACGGGCGCGCCGATCTGCTTCAACTCCGACGTCGTCGCCACGGCCAAGCGCGCACTCAAGGCCGGCGAGATGCTGGATGGCGAAGGCGGCTTCTGCGTCTGGGGCAAGCAGACGCCGGCGGCGACCTCGCTTGCCGAGGGCTATCTGCCGCTCGGGCTCGCCCATAACGTCAAGCTCAAGGTCGATGTCGCTGCGGGCCAGCGCCTGAAATGGAGCGATGTCGACTACGATCCCAACAACCAGGCCGTGAAGGTCCGGCGCGAGATGGAGACCGTCTTCCGGGCCTGA
- a CDS encoding LysR substrate-binding domain-containing protein, with amino-acid sequence MIGGMPPLQWLMTFRCVMEAGSFVGAAKLLNLTPSAISHQMRALEGMLGRPLFLRVKRRVVPTEDALTYSASIGESFARLMTATNRVAAGAGVRRLPIHAAPSFAALWLVPRLGQFLHEHPSIDVAIFAGHEPARLGQDGILIDIQYARPVPEDCVSVPFAQESIVPLASAAFIARHRLKTPADINRVPLIHSLRCVVQWDQWSARYAPSVALNRRGPQFDRAHLALAVAADGLGLALESDLQAHALLDRGELVMPFGPLGIEAVAHRLIYRRADEKNPEIMAFVEWLTRTMDDRWKPASRWPAA; translated from the coding sequence ATGATCGGTGGAATGCCACCTCTTCAATGGCTTATGACCTTTCGTTGCGTCATGGAGGCGGGAAGCTTCGTCGGTGCGGCCAAACTTCTCAACCTGACGCCGTCGGCCATCAGCCACCAGATGCGTGCCCTGGAGGGCATGCTGGGGCGGCCTCTCTTCCTGCGGGTCAAGCGCCGCGTGGTGCCGACAGAGGACGCGCTGACCTATTCCGCCTCGATCGGAGAGAGTTTCGCGCGGCTGATGACGGCGACGAACCGCGTCGCCGCCGGAGCCGGCGTGCGGCGCCTGCCCATTCATGCCGCTCCGAGTTTCGCGGCGCTGTGGTTGGTCCCGCGCCTTGGCCAGTTCCTGCACGAGCATCCGTCGATCGACGTCGCGATCTTCGCTGGGCACGAACCGGCGCGTCTTGGCCAGGACGGCATCCTGATCGACATTCAGTATGCCCGACCTGTGCCCGAGGACTGCGTGTCGGTGCCGTTTGCCCAGGAATCGATCGTGCCGCTCGCGAGCGCCGCGTTCATCGCGAGGCACAGGCTCAAAACCCCGGCTGACATCAACCGGGTGCCGCTCATCCACTCCCTGCGCTGCGTCGTGCAGTGGGACCAATGGTCGGCGCGATACGCGCCTTCCGTCGCACTCAATCGTCGTGGCCCGCAGTTCGATCGCGCCCATCTCGCCCTGGCGGTGGCCGCAGACGGGCTCGGGCTTGCGCTGGAATCGGACCTTCAGGCGCACGCCCTGCTCGACCGGGGCGAGCTCGTCATGCCGTTCGGCCCGCTTGGCATCGAAGCGGTGGCCCATCGTCTCATCTATCGGCGTGCCGACGAGAAGAACCCGGAAATCATGGCCTTCGTCGAATGGCTGACGCGCACCATGGACGACAGATGGAAACCGGCTTCACGCTGGCCTGCCGCCTGA
- a CDS encoding amino acid ABC transporter ATP-binding protein, with protein sequence MSDPALLQATHVHKSFGKVEVLKGIDLTVRQGQVVSLIGASGSGKTTFLRCVNLLEEHDGGEILLDGDPIGYTESGGKRRRLSETKVSAQRARIGMVFQQFNLFPHLTAAENIMLGLVKVLGKDKTEAKDIAGHWLGRVGLGERGGHYPYQLSGGQQQRVAIARAVAMQPRLLLFDEVTSALDPELVAEVLGVMKSLAESGMTMLLVSHEMLFVRDVSDHVVFLDQGRVAQAGPPGEVFDNPENERLRSFLGRFHGLFGQRG encoded by the coding sequence ATGAGCGATCCAGCTTTGCTGCAAGCCACCCATGTCCACAAGAGCTTCGGCAAGGTCGAGGTCCTGAAGGGCATCGACCTGACCGTCCGGCAGGGGCAGGTCGTCTCGCTGATCGGCGCCTCCGGCTCGGGCAAGACGACCTTCCTGCGCTGCGTCAACCTGCTCGAAGAGCATGATGGCGGCGAGATCCTGCTCGATGGCGACCCGATCGGCTATACCGAGAGCGGCGGTAAGCGCAGGCGGCTCAGCGAGACGAAGGTCTCGGCCCAGCGCGCCCGCATCGGCATGGTGTTCCAGCAGTTCAATCTGTTTCCGCATCTCACTGCGGCCGAGAACATCATGCTCGGGTTGGTCAAGGTGCTCGGCAAGGACAAGACCGAGGCGAAGGATATCGCTGGCCACTGGCTCGGCCGCGTCGGGCTCGGCGAGCGCGGCGGCCACTACCCCTATCAGCTCTCGGGGGGCCAGCAGCAGCGCGTCGCGATCGCCCGTGCGGTGGCGATGCAGCCGCGCCTGCTGCTGTTCGACGAAGTCACCTCCGCGCTCGACCCGGAGCTGGTCGCCGAGGTGCTCGGCGTCATGAAGTCGCTGGCCGAATCCGGCATGACCATGCTGCTCGTCAGCCACGAGATGCTGTTCGTGCGCGATGTCTCTGACCATGTCGTCTTCCTTGACCAGGGGCGCGTGGCGCAGGCGGGGCCACCAGGCGAGGTTTTCGATAATCCGGAAAACGAACGCCTGCGCAGTTTCCTCGGGCGCTTCCATGGCCTGTTCGGCCAGCGTGGCTGA
- a CDS encoding amino acid ABC transporter permease, producing the protein MLDFSLAPGTFWFEAWQARSSLASGLGITMLSSVLSIVMASVCGIAMGVALAYGWWWLRMLARLYVDVMRGIPLLVLILFTYYGLALFGINIAAFWAGVIALGAFATAHVAENFRGAVESVPAGQMEAAKAIGLTFRKRLFYVILPQAFRRMLPPWVNTGLEIVKGTTLLSIIGVVELLLSAQQQMARNYMIVEFYLLTTVLYLIINFTLAQLGAALERRTSYLRY; encoded by the coding sequence ATGCTGGATTTCTCGCTTGCTCCCGGCACGTTCTGGTTCGAAGCCTGGCAGGCCCGCTCATCCCTCGCCAGCGGCCTCGGCATCACCATGCTGAGTTCCGTGCTGAGCATCGTCATGGCCTCGGTCTGCGGCATCGCGATGGGCGTGGCGCTGGCCTATGGCTGGTGGTGGCTGCGGATGCTGGCGCGGCTTTACGTCGACGTGATGCGCGGCATTCCGCTGCTGGTGCTGATCCTGTTCACCTATTACGGGCTGGCGCTGTTCGGCATCAACATTGCAGCCTTCTGGGCCGGCGTCATTGCGCTCGGCGCCTTTGCCACCGCCCATGTCGCCGAGAATTTCCGCGGTGCGGTCGAGTCCGTGCCCGCCGGCCAGATGGAAGCGGCCAAGGCGATCGGCCTGACCTTCCGCAAGCGCCTGTTCTACGTGATCCTGCCGCAGGCTTTCCGCCGCATGCTGCCACCCTGGGTCAATACGGGGCTCGAAATCGTCAAGGGCACGACGCTGCTCTCGATCATCGGCGTCGTCGAGCTGCTGCTGTCGGCACAGCAGCAGATGGCGCGCAACTACATGATCGTCGAATTCTACCTGCTGACCACGGTGCTTTACCTGATCATCAATTTCACGCTCGCGCAGCTCGGCGCGGCGCTCGAACGCCGCACCTCCTATCTGCGCTACTGA
- a CDS encoding amino acid ABC transporter permease encodes MDYHFDWSVIARNWDKLTGALMLGLTLAVISLAIGCIVGLLTAYARLSPRKWLSVPAWLYVEFIRCTPLLLLIFFLYFGLPEFDITFLDKTQSFVLSLSLYAGAYMAEVFRAGLASIPKQYVEAAKAIGLRPWQRQVYVVLPVMFRITLPSISNNLISLFKDTSLAAAIAVPELTFVARQINANTFRVMEVWLTASALYLVTAYLIATVLRLVERRYASIR; translated from the coding sequence ATCGACTATCATTTCGACTGGTCCGTCATCGCGCGGAACTGGGACAAGCTGACGGGCGCGCTGATGCTCGGCCTGACGTTGGCCGTGATCTCGCTGGCGATCGGCTGCATCGTCGGGTTGCTGACCGCCTATGCCCGCCTCTCGCCGCGCAAATGGCTGTCGGTTCCGGCCTGGCTCTATGTCGAGTTCATCCGCTGCACGCCGCTACTGCTGCTGATCTTCTTCCTCTATTTCGGCCTGCCCGAATTCGACATCACCTTCCTCGACAAGACCCAAAGCTTCGTGCTGTCGCTCTCGCTCTATGCCGGGGCCTATATGGCCGAGGTCTTCCGGGCCGGGCTGGCCTCGATCCCGAAACAATATGTCGAGGCGGCCAAGGCGATCGGGCTGCGGCCGTGGCAGCGCCAGGTCTATGTCGTGCTGCCGGTGATGTTCCGCATCACCCTGCCCTCGATCAGCAACAATCTGATCTCGCTGTTCAAGGACACCTCGCTCGCCGCCGCCATCGCCGTGCCGGAACTCACCTTCGTCGCCCGCCAGATCAACGCCAACACCTTCCGCGTGATGGAGGTCTGGCTGACGGCGAGCGCGCTCTATCTCGTCACCGCCTATCTCATCGCCACCGTATTGCGGCTCGTCGAGCGCCGCTATGCGTCGATCCGCTAG
- a CDS encoding transporter substrate-binding domain-containing protein: MGSQDDRSSENDAGLTVERRSLFGLGLAGAAIGGAAAASLLAPAAALAQTVSKSKLYTIKERGKLIVGTGSTNPPWHFQDATGKLVGMDIDLARLLAKNLFDDPEKVEFVLQGSDARIPSLVTDKVDIVVQWMTVTAGRAQQVDFTIPYYREGVGLMLLARGGKYKDYAEMKAAGKAVTVGGMQNVFLEQWVHMALPEAKVDAFDSPDSAMQALNARRVDASMQDQSAMRWLMQQAPGRFADSGFGWMPNSYASAVKPGDPTWLNWVNTVYKEAMVGVDFDYFAASYKKWFGIELPIPKVGFPQEFA; the protein is encoded by the coding sequence ATGGGCAGCCAGGATGATCGGTCTTCGGAGAACGACGCGGGTTTGACGGTGGAACGGCGCAGCCTGTTCGGGCTCGGCCTCGCGGGCGCGGCCATCGGCGGGGCAGCCGCCGCGAGCCTCCTGGCCCCGGCCGCGGCGCTGGCGCAGACGGTCAGCAAGAGCAAGCTCTACACCATCAAGGAACGCGGCAAGCTGATCGTCGGGACCGGCAGCACCAACCCGCCCTGGCACTTCCAGGACGCGACCGGCAAGCTCGTCGGCATGGACATCGACCTCGCGCGGCTGCTCGCCAAGAACCTGTTCGACGATCCGGAAAAGGTCGAGTTCGTGCTGCAGGGCTCGGATGCGCGCATCCCGAGCCTCGTGACCGACAAGGTCGATATCGTCGTGCAATGGATGACCGTGACGGCGGGCCGCGCCCAGCAGGTCGACTTCACCATTCCCTACTACCGCGAGGGCGTCGGCCTGATGCTGCTGGCGCGCGGCGGCAAGTACAAGGACTATGCCGAGATGAAGGCGGCCGGCAAGGCGGTCACCGTCGGCGGCATGCAGAACGTCTTCCTCGAACAATGGGTCCACATGGCGCTGCCCGAGGCCAAGGTCGACGCCTTCGACAGCCCGGATTCGGCGATGCAGGCCCTGAATGCGCGCCGGGTCGATGCCTCGATGCAGGACCAGTCGGCGATGCGCTGGCTGATGCAGCAGGCGCCGGGGCGCTTCGCCGATTCAGGCTTCGGCTGGATGCCCAATTCCTATGCCTCTGCCGTGAAACCCGGTGACCCGACCTGGCTGAATTGGGTCAACACGGTCTACAAGGAAGCAATGGTCGGCGTCGATTTCGATTATTTCGCAGCATCTTACAAGAAATGGTTCGGCATCGAGCTGCCGATTCCGAAGGTCGGTTTTCCGCAGGAATTCGCCTGA
- the thrC gene encoding threonine synthase: MNLHCVDCHSAYPPELLYRCANCGGILETVGDDGLMPVSLGEQVTPLLRARRIEASLPGFVGEVWLKDETRNPSGSFKDRLVSAAMARALSLGVGRVVCASSGNAGAATAAYAARAGIPAVIIVPAHTPLGKVTQIAAYGATLLLVEGHYSRSYDLALALAEQHGFANLTTTFINPYAVAGLTAVGREIAGQLGGAPDHVLIPTGSGPLVKGVWQGLIEQGQTTRLVAVQAEGCAPIVRAFEAGDDIVTAWGTPQTIASGISDPLIGYERDGTYTLRLIRESGGSAVAVSDAELRTAMAQLASSEGIYAEPTGASPIAALPKLLATGTLARDAKVICLITGHGFKDAKVYQDMPAHTHTVADPDNILAVAQLCDHVLCHA, encoded by the coding sequence ATGAACCTGCACTGCGTCGATTGCCATAGCGCCTATCCGCCAGAGCTTTTGTATCGCTGCGCGAACTGCGGCGGCATCCTCGAGACGGTCGGCGATGACGGGTTGATGCCGGTTTCGCTCGGCGAGCAGGTCACGCCGCTGCTGCGCGCCCGCAGGATCGAGGCGTCGTTGCCCGGCTTCGTCGGCGAAGTCTGGCTGAAGGACGAGACGCGCAATCCTTCCGGTTCGTTCAAGGACCGGCTCGTCTCGGCAGCCATGGCGCGTGCCCTGTCGCTCGGCGTCGGGCGGGTCGTCTGCGCCTCCTCCGGCAATGCGGGTGCGGCCACGGCGGCCTATGCGGCACGCGCCGGCATCCCGGCCGTCATCATCGTTCCCGCACACACCCCGCTCGGCAAGGTGACGCAGATTGCCGCCTATGGCGCGACGCTGCTTCTGGTCGAGGGGCATTACAGCCGCTCCTACGACCTCGCCCTCGCATTGGCCGAGCAGCACGGCTTCGCCAATCTGACGACGACCTTCATCAATCCCTATGCGGTCGCGGGGCTGACCGCCGTCGGGCGCGAAATCGCCGGGCAACTGGGCGGGGCGCCCGATCATGTCCTGATCCCGACTGGCAGCGGCCCGCTGGTCAAGGGCGTCTGGCAGGGGTTGATCGAGCAGGGGCAGACGACGCGGCTCGTCGCGGTCCAAGCGGAAGGCTGCGCCCCGATCGTGCGCGCTTTCGAGGCAGGTGACGATATCGTCACCGCCTGGGGCACGCCGCAGACGATCGCCTCAGGGATCAGCGACCCGCTCATCGGCTATGAGCGCGACGGCACCTATACGCTGCGCCTGATCCGAGAGAGCGGCGGGTCGGCGGTCGCAGTCAGCGATGCCGAATTGCGCACCGCGATGGCGCAGCTCGCCAGCAGCGAGGGCATCTATGCCGAGCCGACGGGCGCGAGCCCGATCGCGGCGCTTCCGAAACTGTTGGCAACGGGCACCCTTGCACGGGATGCGAAGGTCATCTGCCTGATCACCGGCCATGGTTTCAAGGACGCCAAGGTTTATCAGGACATGCCGGCGCACACGCATACGGTAGCCGATCCCGACAATATCCTGGCAGTGGCGCAGCTCTGCGACCATGTCCTCTGCCACGCCTGA